The sequence below is a genomic window from Oncorhynchus nerka isolate Pitt River linkage group LG7, Oner_Uvic_2.0, whole genome shotgun sequence.
TAAGACTACTTATTTTCAGACTCTTAAAACAATTCATGCAAACAGTATTTGTAAACTCATATAACAAATACTCTCTGGTGGGCATATGTCTGTTATGTCTGATCAAAATAAGTGATCCCATCTATTAATTATCAAAGTGGAAGTTGCTATACAACTCATGTAATGCCTGTTGTATATGACTATTTAGTAATAAACTGACAATGAGGTCATGCGTctgactatataaatatatagggaGTCTCtttttggaaaatggctgtgtccAGTTTTAATTCGCTATCAAAAATGCAAAGTTTATCATCCTGACATCTTAATTAGATTCTAATAATGGAAATCACTTGATTGGTGCCATAGAAAGTGATAGTGTTTTCTGTGTGACTTACAAGCAGATGTCAGGACAGAAGGACATGAGCCTCACTAGACTCCACTAATAGGCCTCTAATTCAATTATCTGGGGATCTGCCTAAAAGCTTATAACATAGAGTATACTCTGTTGATTAACGCAACCCAATTTATCCTTGTGTGCAGAGGTAAGTATGCGATCAACAAGGTACATGTGCACATTGAAAGTAATGGTTTGAATGCTGCAGGTATTGCTTTTTTGTCCAGATTTTTGGTTTTGTTTAATTGTGTTACATAGTTTTCAATATTTTTCCCCAGCTTTTGAGCCCACCTGCAAGCGACATTGTGTATTCAAAAATATACAATGCCTTTTTGGGGTTTTGGAACGGTATGTCCTACTGTTGGGGTGTTTGTTTTCTTAGCATTGTTCTGTGACTGGAGATCTTTACCATATGTTCAAAACAAAGAGGCCCAATGACTCAGTCGGCATCAAGCCACTCCTCGTTTCCTCATCTGCATCCTCTATTTTAACAAAGGGTCAAGAAAAAAAAGTGTGTGACCCAGATAAAATCTCAGTTTCCTTTTCTGGTTCCTGGGGATAGGGTTGTGGAGTACAGAGGGATTTTTCTTGAAATACATCGTATTCATGCAATCTATTATCTACCTTAGATGTAAATGTGAAGTCTAGATATGAAGAGTCCAGTTTGATCATTTATAGTCTGCCTATTACAGATGTCATATAATTTTCTCTGGCTGTATttgattctcctctcctcttgttgcAGGTGCAGGGCAGGAAATGGTCTGATTCAAACACATCTCACAGGAGCTTCCTGTTTCCTCAGCACTTACATTCTAACAACATGAAGCATTCGTCACATTCTTTCATTGAATTAATGAAGCAAAGTCCTGTCCCGATGGAATACTGACAATATACTGGCTTGGTGTTGACTGTTGACGTATGCTCCCAAATGAGATTAAACCAGGAAAACAACACGCTTACACGGATGGCCTTAATTGCTAAATAAAAGCACAGTAATTATCCAGACCTGTTGAACGGCTGCTCCAAGATGGCAGACCCCAGCTCACTCTTGGTCACTGATGGGGCAGTGCTGAGTCAGGCTGAAGTTGATCAATATATCCTCTCTGGCTTGGCTGAAGTGGATGCATGTGAGTTGGGGTTCACAAGGAAGTATGACCTCATCCCATCCATCGTCTGCTCAGTATGCCTTTTGTTAGGCCTAATCTACTGCTTTTTTGGTAAGTTCCTGACCTGTAATAGAGGACAGTTGGAACTTCCACATGTGTACTCTCAAGACTTACACATTAAAGACATGATAGATCTGATGATCTGCAAATCAATTACAGTATTTCCACAAAACACTCTAATACTCCACTAGATACATCAACATTTCATTCCCAGCTGACATTTAACCTCATCATACTAACTGAAGTGATTTCCTCAGCTCACTCTAAGCCTTATAGTAAAAACAGGAGGGCCAGGTATTTGACCTAGACTAGCCAGGGTTATAATGGATAAGCTCCAGGCTAGGAGAGAGGTAGATGGGTCACCTGGTTCTGTTGCATTCctctgagagagagtcagaaaacAGCCACCTGGGATGATGCAGGCAGCTTTCTGGCCTGGTCCAAATCCATTAAATGTTGATGTCTGATATAAGAAACGCTTAGTTTTTCTTAAGCAGACTACGCATCATGTGATGTAAACTTTCTCTCTAATATTCTGTAAACTGTACAGTATACCAAACTCTGACATctatttttaattaaaaaaacaaTCCCTACTCAGTCAAACCTAGTTCACTttaccttgtctcatcgcgcaccagcgactcctgtggcaggccggtcgcagtgcgtgctaaccaaggttgccaggtgcacgatgtttcctccgacacattggtgcggctggcttcccgggttggatgcgcgctgtgttaagaagcagtgcggcttggttgggttgtgtatcggaggacgcatgactttcaaccttcgtctctcccgagcctgtacgggagttgtagtgatgagacaagatagtagctactaaaacaattggataccacgaaattggggagaaaaaggggtcaaataaaaataattaatAAACCTAGTTCACTTTAGTACATTTTGTTTCCTTCTCCATCTTGTTACTTAACATCCCTCcacttgtctctctttctttaggaTACCGCTGCTTTAAGATGGTCATGTTCCTGTCAGGCTTCATGTTTGGATCTGCGCTAGTCTGCCTGTTGTACCTTAAGGAGCCTGTGCTGGATACCCAGTTGACTATGGAGACCAAAGCAGGTATCCTCCTGGGAGTGTCTGTACTCTGTGCCCTGGTAACTATGCTGGTACAGACTGTGGGGCTCATCATTACTGGCCTAGAGCTGGGGTTTCTGCTCACCCTTGCCAACCTACTGGTTGTCAGACAGTTTTACAGTCTTACCCCACTATGGGTGCCTCTCGGTGCCCTCCTAGCCACGAGCACCTTTTGTGCCACTCTCACACTGCAGTGGCAGAAACTATTCACTGTGCTCGCCACGGCTGCAGTCGGAGCCGCTGTGGTGATGGCATGCGTGGACTACTTTGTAGAGACGTCTCTGCTGGCTGGCCATGCGTACGACATCCTGTCTCAGGTTCCCCCTCGGCCCCTCTGCTGGTACAGCTGGGTTATAACAGGCGTGTTTCCTCTATTTAGTCTGATGGGGGTAATGGTGCAATTGATGCTCACTGCCAAAGGACTGTCACACACAGAAGGTGAGTGGCACAGTTTCATAAAAAATATGGAACGCTTACTTCCTCGATGTCATTACTACTTGATTCGATACTTAGGTTAAACTGACCGGTTACAACATAATTCTGTTTTTCTGTCTAATGCTATTTTACTCTGAATGCCCTCCAGTACCTGTCAGTGGACGACAAAGACAGGTCCAACTGATGcgaatcagacagagagatgcCCAGAGACGACCCCAGCTGGGCACTTACCGCCATCGCAAGCCTCCAATTCTAAAGCGTTATGCTGGAGACATCCTGGCCCCAGTGAGTTACTTCACTCCTAATGGGCATGAATGAGCTTGATTCAGACACTTTTTTGAAAAACGTTATGCACATAGCTAATAGACAATTAGTTGCGTGTCATGTTTTAAAATATTGCATTTTTTTCTATCATCCTAGACAGAGGATCAATGCAACAATAATGTTTTTTCTTTACCACTTTACCTTCCAGAGTTACATCCAGAGCCTTCGTGACCGCCAGATGGGTACAGGCTCCTCTAGCAGCAGCATCATCAGCAACAgcacagtcaaccacaccacgaTAGACTTCGACTTTGAGACAGGCTTCATGGTTCCCCTGAATGCCTCCTCCCTAGTCTACAGGGTCTGAGGGACGAACACCAAATAGTAGGCATCACCTCCCAGTTCCACTAAGATGCCCAACACCTCTCTCCAGCAGACAATTCATACACTGCTGTAAAAAGAAAAACAGACTGTCTCAAGAATCAAGAGATTCAGCCAACTAATTCAccttgttgttttgtttattatTCTGTCTTTGTAAAGGTATCTGACAGTCAATCGTAATATAACCATTGATCATTCCTCAAATAAATAAAATTGCTTTATTTTGGTCAGTTTGCTAATATAATTTTTGTGAAGATATCCATTGTTACAGTTGTTAGGTTCCAATTTTGAGTAAATAAcccacggacactagagaagcttaaccaagtttaattcttcccaaagggtcattacagctgtaattcagGCAAAAAAACATTTCACACAAGTACTAATATTTAACCCtgtctcctaggctgagtctcctccacaACTGAACAGCCAACGcatctctgttgctagacagaaccttagtgatatctgttcttcctcacttcatctaacctcacctctacccagtgcTCACCCCTCCCCAACTCAAGGCTGTCATGGTTATTGATACCAGactgtgtctcttctcctcccagagTATCCCTGATgcctaacaataacatatcctgacacaatgtaaacactataaacttagcaaaaaaaaagaaacgtccctttatCAGGACCCTggctttcaaagataattcgtaaaaatccaaataacttcacagatcgtcattgtaaagggtttaaacactgtttcccatgcttgttcaatgaacaataaataattaatgaacatacacctgtggaacgatcattaagacactaacagcataCAGATGGTgggcaagggttagggttaggtcacagttatgaaaacttaggacacttaaCGAGgtatttctactgactctgaaaaacaccaaaagaaagatgctcagggtccctgctcatctgcgtgaacatgccttaggcatgctgcaaggaggcatgaggatggcaaatgtggccagggcaataaattgcaatgtccgtactgtgagacgcctaagacagcgctacagggagacaggacggacagctgattgtcctcgcagtggcagaacacgtgtaacaacacctgcacaggatcggtacatctgaacatcacccctgcgggacaggtacaggagagcaagaacaactgcctgagttacaccaggaacgcacgaTCCCTCCATCAGTTCTCAGACTGTccgtaataggctgagagaggctggactgagggcttgtaggcctgttgtaaggcaggtcctcaccagacatcaccagcaacaacattgcctatgggcacaaacccacagtcACAGGACCAGACAGGAATGGCAAAAAGTGCTCATCACTGacaagtcacggttttgtctcatcaggggtgatggtcggattcgcgtttatcatcgaaggaatgagcattataCCGAGGCCTGTCCTCTGGAGcgtgatcgatttggaggtggagggtccgtcatgatctggggaagtgtgtcacagcatcatcggactgaacttgttgtcattgcaggcaatctcagcgCTGTGCGTTAAAGgggagacatcctcctccctcatgtggtacccttcctgcaggctcatcctgacaagaCACTCCAGCATGACATTGCcaacagccatactgctcgttctgtgcgtgatttcctgcaagacaggaatgtcagtatttcgccatggccagcgaagagcccggatctcaatcccattaagcacgtctgggacctgttggatcggagggtgagggctagggccattccccccagaaatgtccgggaacttgcaggtgccttggtggaagagtgggttgacatttcacagcaataactggcaaatctAGTGCAGTCCATTAGGAGGAGGTGCACTGCTGTACTTAAtgcagctagtggccacaccagatactgactgttactttttacTGTGACccaccctttgttcagggacatattaCTCCATTTCTATTTGTCAcatatctgtggaacttgttcagtttatgtctcagttgttgaatcttatgttcatacaaatatttacatgttaagtttgctgaaaataaacgcagttgacagtgagtgtTTCTTTTTTTGCCCTCAGTGACATTGTTAATTGTTAGGTTCTAAGGTCTCCACCTGTCTCCCCTAAACATTCCCAAAGCCATCTaactcctacagataaccattaactttGATGTAAAAAACCTTCTCTACCATCCCTCAGATACCATACTTCTGATCTATCATGTATCTGGTATAGCAATGTTCAAAGTTTACCCAGAATCCAACAGTTTTATGCACAGTGTACAAGAGGGTGAAATACAATGTGGGGGATACATTACGTACATTGTACATTCCTTGCACAAGAGAtagtatataaaacatttttGTCACTCTTCTGTTGTCAAAATAAATACACATCCTTAAATGTTACTATATTTCACCTCATAGGGTTGGGTGATATACTGGCTAGGATATAGTGTCTGGTTCTGGAGGTTGAGGTCttactgtacaaataaaacactctctctctgagagagTAGCCCTTATCCATAACTTGGTTATTGTTGATGCGCCAGTACTAGTTACCTTCGAAAACTTATAGATGGCTGTTTGTCCATGTGAAGGCAGGGTTGTAGGATGCCCCAGAGAAGAGATGGGTTTTGGATGCGTGCTGGAGTCCATTGCCCCAGCTTCAGCAACTGCCAATACTGAGAACACTAAGGAATAGAATGAAATGTAACTATTATCTGGTCGCTACATTCCACTCATTCTGAAATGGTTTAGACTAGAGGGTATATTACATGTTCACATATTATCCCCAAAAcattgtttgtttatttgcaCCTTACCTTGAATAATATCACTTTGTTATTCCAGTTAAAGTACAAGGCTGAATTGACTGACGACTCCTATGTATAGGTAGAACAATGTTGGTAATGACAAcgaagttggcaagacagcacaaactgatttgggaccaggctaggaataGTGTGTCAGGGCAAAAAGGTAAACTTTTTAGGAAGTAGGACTTATTGGTCCTCTAAGAGTAAACAGCTGCATTGAGGCTCCCTGGTAGATCCTTCCACAGCACAGAGATCAGGATGGGTGTGTTGTAGCCAGTAGTGTCAGACACTGTCCACACATACTAACCGCTGAAGATGTGTGTCTTGCAAAAAGGACCTGGGTGTTGGATAAATATCAGACAAACAACCACTTGTAAATACTGTATATCCAAAGGAAAGCGCTGTGctattttgcagtttcacataTAGTTTACATTGTGTTTTGTATGACCAGACATGGGGATAAAATCTTTACGGTACCTACCTAACATAATTGCATCCATGGTACCCTTGTAAGAATGTGGTGGACCTGCCTCTAGGATTGGATGATTTGGCTTTCTGTATACTGTGGGACGATTGGCTGGCTTCCCTAAAGGAGAACAGAAAAGGCAAAGGTTTCAAACACATAGCGTCTTGAACGGGTCTTTATCATCTACACtaacacttgtttttcaaccactccacacatttcttgttaacaaactatagttttggctagtcgtttaggacatctactttgtgcatgacacaagtcattttttcaaagattgtttacaaacagattatctcactgtatcacaatttcagtgggtcagaagattacatacactaagttgactgtgcctttaaacagcttggaaaattccagaaaattatgtcatggctttagaagcttctgataggctaattgacatcatttgagtcaattggaggtgtacctgcggatgtatttcaaggacgaccttcaaactcagtgcctctttacttgacatcatgggaaaatcaaaagaaatcagccatgacctcagaagaaaattgtagacctccacctccaagtctagttcatccttgggagcaatttccaaatgtctgaaggcACCACAATAGTACAAACAAtagaaacaatagtacacaagtaacaacaccatgagaccacaatagtacaaacaatacaaacaatagtagACAAGTAtcaacaccatgagaccacacagccatcatacggctcaggaaggagatgtgttctgtctcctagagatggacgtactttggtgcaaaaagtgcaaatcaatcccagaacaacagaaaaggaacttgtgaagatgctggaggaaacaggtacaaatgtatctatatccacagtaaaccgagtcctatatcgacatatcctgaaaggcctctcagcaaggaagaagccactgctccaaatccgccataaaaaagccagactatggtttgcaactgcacatggggaaaagatcgtactttttggagaaatgt
It includes:
- the LOC115132382 gene encoding transmembrane protein 198-like translates to MADPSSLLVTDGAVLSQAEVDQYILSGLAEVDACELGFTRKYDLIPSIVCSVCLLLGLIYCFFGYRCFKMVMFLSGFMFGSALVCLLYLKEPVLDTQLTMETKAGILLGVSVLCALVTMLVQTVGLIITGLELGFLLTLANLLVVRQFYSLTPLWVPLGALLATSTFCATLTLQWQKLFTVLATAAVGAAVVMACVDYFVETSLLAGHAYDILSQVPPRPLCWYSWVITGVFPLFSLMGVMVQLMLTAKGLSHTEVPVSGRQRQVQLMRIRQRDAQRRPQLGTYRHRKPPILKRYAGDILAPSYIQSLRDRQMGTGSSSSSIISNSTVNHTTIDFDFETGFMVPLNASSLVYRV